Within Nematostella vectensis chromosome 1, jaNemVect1.1, whole genome shotgun sequence, the genomic segment GGTGCAAATGGAGAAGTAGAAATTTATCCACGCTGATGGCAGTGAAAAGCAGAAAACTCACGATAGGGAAATAAATAACGACGAATCTCTGGAATCGTTGTAAGTAACACCAAGTGTTCCCAGGTTTTCCTGCCATTTCCATTAGGATCAAAATGGCATTCACAGGCTCAGCGATCAAACCCACCCCTAAGTCGGCCCATGCAAGCGCACTTAGAAGGTAGTAAGAAGGAGTGTTCAGATTACTGCTTCGCCATATTGCCATCGTAAGAAGCAGGTTAATAAGAGTTGTAGGAACAGCCAGGACGAAGTCAACTGTCATATTTACCACGTTCATTTCTAAACTAACTTTTTGTGAGAATTCCCAGAACTCGATGGCATCAGCTGTACAGTGCTGAGAAAGAACAGTTTCAGAGCTTGGTCCAAAATAAGTTAAGTTCTCCGACATCTTTGAGCGTTGAAGTACTTGGCGGCGGGCGAAGTTATATATAACTTTTTCTCAGGTGTCATCTATCAAGCGGAAGTCTGGCATCTATATTTGATTAGATTTAACTCAAGCTAGAAGGATTCCTTCCTTGATATGACAAACTTATTGTCGTTATATGACTGTAATTTTCAGCACAAGTATTTTTATCTTTgtgattttgttttcttctacTTGATCAAAGTTCAAATCGTACTCAAACGGCACATAGTAATCGAAGCCAAATTTATATTTGTAACTTTCAGAAGCAGGTGCAAACCTAATCAATTGATTGGCCGAGAGTCTTGTCATTCGGCTGCTACTCATAACGGTGTCACTGAAACGTACAATGCAGGCTcatatatttttgtattaaATTAATCTACGTGAATAGTTGCAATAGTGAATACATTGATACTCAACCATCAGAAAACAAATAGACGAGGTACTTCATGCTACGTACAAGCGAACAAGCATAGCTAATTCGTAAAATAACTTGAAAGACATGCATTTCGCCCTAAATCCGAAACACGACAACAAAGCAACAATATAATAATGAAGTCTTTACGTGCACCCAACATTACCCTAATAGTATCTCTCCGGTGTACAATTGACGTgattaaaaactttttttctaaatagaATATTCCGGCCATTGCGCATTGTGAGTAATAGAGGCTTTGTGCACCGTGAGgaatagagcctttgcgcaccgtgattaatagagcctttgcgcaccgtgagtaatagagcctttgcgcaccgtgagtaaatgagCATTCACAGACTggagtaatagagcctttgcgcaccgttaGTAATCCTTTGCGCACCGagagtaatagagccttttgcgcaccgtgagtaatagagccttttgcgcaccgtgagtaatagagcctttgcgtACCGTGAttaatagagcctttgcgcaccgtgagtaatagagctTTTGCGtaccgtgagtaatagagccttttgcgcaccgtgagtaatagagcctttgcgcaccgtgagtaatagagcctttgcgcaccgtgagtaatagagcctttgcgcaccgtgagtaatagagcctttgcccaccgtgagtaatagagcctttgtgcaccgtgagtaatagagcctttgcccaccgtgagtaatagagcctttgcccaccgtgagtaatagagcctttgtgcaccgtgagtaatagagcctttgcgcaccgggagtaatagagcctttgtgCACCGggagtaatagagcctttgtgcaccgtgagtaattaagcctttgcgcaccgtgagtaatagagccttttgcgcaccgtgagtaatagagcctttgcgcaccgtgagtaatagaggCTTTGTATATCGTTTAATTGAAATATCGTAGTAAATGTTACATCTGTATTTATATAAAGTTATATCTTGATTGAAGATATTCGAAAAGGGATGAGCAAGTTGGAGCAAGGGTGAACAAGAAATATGAACTTGGCggaaaaacagaaaacaggGGTGAGCAAAGGAAAGCAAGGGTTAGCAAGGAATATGGACCTGACCGACAAGCTAAGAACGTAATGTAatacaaactttttttttaaactagtATTTCAATTTTATCAAAGCTTGAGTGTGAAAGGTCTCCCCTTTCGcgattctgaaaaaaaaaacatttcaaatcAGATCTGGTAACATTTTTAACGTTAAAACGTGATCTTCATGATCTTCATGATACTAGCTAAACATAACGAAGCTGTTTGTAAAACTATTTATTGGCAAATACAACGATGAAAATCCTTGGGTGCGTGAGTGCCTCagctttttttattacaaagtgcgtcgcTACTGTTTGTGAGACATGATTTATAATTTTTGGACGCTATATTCAAGTGTTTGAGACACCCCTTGTGCTAAGGAAAATATGAAATACTCCAAGAAATCCGAGGAGAGTAGCTTGCGAGAGGTTTAATCGCCGTATTTTCTAAAACCTTAAAACACAAAACTTCTTGACTGCGTTATTTCAATGTCTGCTTTTGTTGTTCTGGGCACAAAAATTGTCACATGCACGCGAGTGACTAGACAAAGGAGTACAAAGGCTAAAGGCAGCAATGTAGACCTAGGTCGTAGTGTGCTGCACATGATGACGACATTACTACgttactatagcaacacaccCATTCCCAAGAGACAcaagcgtgaaaaagaccccAATATTTTTCAGTGTACATCTCGGCGATCTCGTGCGTGGCGTAGccgactaagacagggctgggatcctggttattgcctccccattaatgcgcagGTACGTCTGGTTCCTTTTTGTTGGACAgctcgctagatagcggtgttggggccgaaatctccagcttagccgtaaagctttatgctgccatacggtgtttcagcGCTTGTCTGGAAGTgtggtctgtttttttctcattttaccgCATCTGGACGAGGTTCGATTCTCGGCCATGtcctcgattttttttttcatggctTACATTTACTATCTCAGTACTTTTGTAGCGTTATCATTATTTGATGTCGTTTTTACGCAGGCGTCATGCTAATGCATCGTATTTGCTGTGCCCCGTATGTAGTCTTGACGCTGACAAGTCTCCTCTTTGCTCATCCCCATTCCCCGTTTTTTTTCGGCCTAGTCCATTATATGAATTATTCAATACAGATAAAACGTTTTCTACGAAATTTAAGATAGATAATTAGATAAGGGAACTCCCGTGAGCAATAAAGAATTCTAAAAGAAAGTGAAAGAAAGTGAAGTACCGAGCACAGGTTCACCGTTTTAACCAGAGTAAGagtacacacacacacacaaactgCTTCCTCACCCTTGCTCCTGGGAGCAGGAGTTACAAAACGCCACCCCGTTTCTATTCTAGGCTTCGTATACattgttccactctggagaGCCTTTAATAAATTGTTTCGTTTCGGTCGTCCTTCTCGCGGATTCGTGTAGATCCTTATAAAAATGGTTGCgatttcaaacgaaaacgtgTACGTAAGGACGTGGTCTATAAGCTAAAAATGGAATCCTCCTATTTGTGACATTTTTAGGTGCCCCAAACTTTAGTTTCTCGCACTCTAATTGGCTTACTcgcctccccacccctcccctccccaccccaccccacccccaccccccacccccaccccacccttcacaaaactgtcaaggtggtcaTTCCGCAATAGCGCCTCGCTTTGTAATGTGAACGTTGTTTTAGAGTCTGCCACACGAGCGGAAATGGGGACGAGCTTACGTATCTATTTATAGATCTCTAAGTATCTAACTAAGTGCTGTCCTTGATCATAAGGGAATCGGCAATCAAGACACAAAACAGCAAGCAATCACGAAGTCTAGGTAAGAGCCTACTCAAAATTTACTTCGTGATTCTTTGGTCGGGTTTCGAAAAAATTATGAGTGCCCCTCCGCCTGTAAGAAAGCGCTCAGTCACACTCAGCTCGCTAGACCCGTCCTACAGCCTGGGCCGACGTAAAGACGAGCTGAGAACCTCCAGTATAAACTCTCTTGCGTCTGGAATAGCCTACTTTGAGACTGGCACCAGGGGACGTTCATGCACATGGCACGGTGAGCAAGACGCCGTACAGGATTCACAACACGATGGCAATAATAACCCCGATATCGCGGATCTCAACGATTTCGAGGACAACTTCGAGTCACAGGAGCTTCTGAGACAGATTATTTCGGAAGAATTGGACAGCGTTTTGAGAGACTGTGATTACGATAGTGAGAGGAGCGTGAAACAAGGCTCTGTGATCAGTCAGAGAGTAGAGGGAAGAGTAAAAAGCGCCGTGAAGTCAGGGACAAAGATTGTGTCTGTGGTGTACATTGGAGAGATACGAGATCAGGGAATTGAGATTACAAGCCAGTGCTTGTGGGATTCGAAATCGGACAATTTCGCAACAGCAAGTTTCCGGAATAAGTCGCTGTTTGCCGTATGCACGGTTTTCACAGTGCAGTGAAAGAAACCTTAAAACAACAGTGGATCTCTAGTTATTCGGCAATTGTATTGTGTGCATTGTGTTTACAATATTCCACTCGAAAACTAGTGTATACAAATATGTTCAAGAGGATAACAGTAGAATTGGTCTTCACACAGTCATCAATAGGTTATCGATGGTAGATAGAAAGGCAACTGTTTATGGAGGTCATCGCTTTCTATTCTAAAaacattattatattttttcgtAAGCTGATGGCAGACGCGAGGTAGGAGCCAAGCATTTAAATGTCTCTGGTTGTCAACGCATAGCGAGCAATAAACGTTTAAGACAATGCGTCCATTAGAAAACCCCTGTCATCATCTAGCCAAGGGATTACCAAGTGCAACCAATTTAGACTCTCCATGGTGCTAACTCGCTGAACAACCACACATACACACAATCCTAAGCACTCTTGCATTTGATGAAATTCTGAAAGAGGACCCAACATGGCGATGATTGAGATGAATATCTGATAGTGAATAGCGACGAAATGGCTCTTAGTTTATGTTCGTTCCATTCCGTAAACAGATCGAAGTTCATTAAGAAGCTTTGTTGTAATCCAAACAGTTAATCTCAGGTCCAACATTCACGGAACCTTGTACAAACAATATATTCAATAATGCAATATTGCCCATTCAAGTTAAGAATAGGGCGTGTACATCAGAACCTCATTATCACACAGATACTTCTAAGAGGTTTTTCATTGGAAACGCTTGGCTAAAAAAATGGGGAGGAACACAAAAGAGAGCTTTATATAACAGCATAATGATACATATTATATCATAATGAATTTTAGAGCAGACCGACTATTGACATCTGAAAGGGGgtcatatgtttttttttcaaggctTATCAAGATATTGCTATGCCGCGATATCACCAAATTTCTTCGGCTAGTGTTGGTTAAATGCAAAGTCTCTGATGGAGTGGACTAGGAGTAAGGAGCAAGGAAATTCATTCAGGGATATAACATTAATAATGAGTTTCTCTTCCACACAGCGAAGCGAATTAATTCGAAACAACCGCTTAATAGTCCAATCTACTTTTCTTTTAGCGTTTCCTTTTGCGAAATGCAGCGCGACAAAACCGCTGTGCATTATGGGAGGGTAGAGTATTAGGACTGTGGTGCGCATAGGGTTATGGGAATTGAGAGATTGAGGGTAGGAGAGCGGTACCCGTTGAGTTATGGGAAGGAAAATAACAATTGATTTTCCATGAAACGCATGCAAAGCATGAAAATCAGTGTCAGTGTTAAATTGAAGGACTCTAAAGAATCTATCGACATCTTGCATGCAATCACCACATAAATCAGGCGCGTATATAACCAAAGACATCGCAGCCATAGACACCGTAGTCATATCGCAAACAAATGCCATGGAAATCGTATGAAAACAGTCTTAGAACTGGCGATTCTTCAGTAGGAAAACACCTCCTTTCAGTTGTAGAGGTAGCAAGGGCGGGGTCAGGAAGAGGGGTATATGAGCCCCTTTTCCCGCCTACCCCTAGCTAGGAGCCTATATATCTTTCTCTCTACATCTGAGCTGATCACGTCTATCTTGTATCATCTCCATGTGAATCAAGCTCACTCATGATAAACCCCAAACACAGTCGCAGACGCGAACAGACTTTCGTTACAAAATGACCCAGATGCCGCGCGGTCCTGGTTCTCGTCCCAAAGACACCTGCTGGCAACTCTGACATCCTGGCCATCCAGGGAGCCGATGTGCACCACGCAGATGATCTTGTACCTCTGATACCCCAGCCTCTTCACATGGCTCTTTATCTCCTCAGCCAAAGGCACCGACAGAACCCTACTCCGCTCTGCGCTATACTTCACCTGGCCTAGTCTTTCACTGAGTACTTTATTGATGATATCAGAAACAGGTTTGACTCGGAATTTCTTGGATTCCTCGGGAGTGGTGCGGTAGGTATTGCAGTATTTGTTAGTGGGTGCGTGTTCAAAGCGGTGCGCAG encodes:
- the LOC5519047 gene encoding dynein light chain Tctex-type 5, which produces MSAPPPVRKRSVTLSSLDPSYSLGRRKDELRTSSINSLASGIAYFETGTRGRSCTWHGEQDAVQDSQHDGNNNPDIADLNDFEDNFESQELLRQIISEELDSVLRDCDYDSERSVKQGSVISQRVEGRVKSAVKSGTKIVSVVYIGEIRDQGIEITSQCLWDSKSDNFATASFRNKSLFAVCTVFTVQ
- the LOC5519106 gene encoding dynein light chain Tctex-type 5 — protein: MISSESSSRRNSVMPENTAHHCPSLAIPEQGRPRRLSMLTSSSQSSPSTYNFRRKSMAAHRFEHAPTNKYCNTYRTTPEESKKFRVKPVSDIINKVLSERLGQVKYSAERSRVLSVPLAEEIKSHVKRLGYQRYKIICVVHIGSLDGQDVRVASRCLWDENQDRAASGSFCNESLFASATVFGVYHE